In the genome of Actinomadura graeca, one region contains:
- a CDS encoding helix-turn-helix domain-containing protein, with the protein MGDQEAIGEAVARTVRALRAGHGWSLDELAGRAGVSKGVLVGLEQGRGNPNLGTLIRISDALGVPLTRLVQMEQEPPVRLFPPDRHVVLWEGPDGGKGTLLAGSDPRPSLELWRWELRPGETRESDAHVPGTKEIVYVEEGTLTLGVDGRTDPIQEGTAAVFVGDRPHSYGNTGTRDVRFVLAVLDL; encoded by the coding sequence TTGGGCGATCAAGAGGCGATCGGCGAGGCCGTCGCGCGGACCGTCCGGGCACTGCGCGCGGGCCACGGCTGGAGCCTGGACGAGCTGGCCGGACGCGCCGGCGTCAGCAAGGGCGTGCTCGTCGGACTGGAACAGGGACGGGGAAACCCGAACCTCGGCACGCTCATCCGCATCTCCGACGCGCTCGGCGTGCCGTTGACACGACTCGTCCAGATGGAACAAGAGCCGCCGGTGCGCTTGTTCCCGCCCGACCGGCACGTCGTCCTGTGGGAAGGCCCGGACGGCGGCAAAGGGACATTGCTGGCCGGAAGCGATCCGCGCCCGTCCCTCGAACTGTGGCGCTGGGAGCTGCGCCCGGGCGAAACACGCGAGAGCGACGCACACGTCCCTGGCACAAAGGAGATCGTGTACGTGGAGGAAGGCACCCTGACCCTCGGCGTGGACGGCCGGACGGACCCGATCCAAGAGGGGACGGCGGCAGTATTCGTCGGCGACCGCCCCCACTCATACGGCAATACCGGCACCCGCGACGTGCGGTTCGTCCTAGCCGTCCTGGACCTGTGA
- a CDS encoding B3/4 domain-containing protein, translated as MRGPDMLERIVVDEAVWELRPDFAVLVMTAKGLENGPSDERSEGWLAQAALKAGDDPHVESWRQAYRAFGAKPQRTRPSVDALLRRAGALPSINRVVDAYNAVSVEYALPIGGEDLDAYQGPARLVRATGDEPFDVIAGGEPAVEHPVAGEVVWRDDAGVTCRRWNWRQCVRTRLTEDTVNGIFLLERLEPYALDRLAEAGDELAARLRAISPGARIETRLIGRP; from the coding sequence ATGAGGGGACCGGACATGCTGGAGCGGATCGTCGTCGATGAGGCCGTGTGGGAACTGCGCCCCGACTTCGCCGTGCTCGTCATGACCGCGAAGGGGCTGGAGAACGGCCCGAGCGACGAGCGTTCGGAGGGATGGCTGGCCCAGGCCGCCTTGAAGGCGGGCGACGACCCGCACGTGGAGTCCTGGCGCCAGGCGTACCGGGCGTTCGGGGCCAAGCCGCAGCGGACCCGCCCCTCGGTCGACGCGCTGCTCCGGCGGGCGGGAGCGCTCCCGTCGATCAACCGCGTCGTCGACGCCTACAACGCGGTCAGCGTCGAGTACGCGCTGCCGATCGGCGGTGAGGACCTCGACGCCTACCAGGGACCGGCGCGCCTGGTGCGCGCGACCGGCGACGAGCCGTTCGACGTGATCGCGGGCGGCGAGCCGGCGGTGGAGCACCCGGTGGCGGGCGAGGTCGTCTGGAGGGACGACGCAGGCGTGACGTGCAGGCGCTGGAACTGGCGGCAGTGCGTCCGGACGCGCCTCACCGAGGACACCGTGAACGGGATCTTCCTGCTCGAGCGCCTGGAGCCCTACGCGCTCGACCGGCTCGCCGAGGCGGGCGACGAGCTCGCCGCGCGGCTCCGGGCGATCTCTCCCGGCGCGCGGATCGAGACCCGCCTGATCGGGAGGCCCTGA
- a CDS encoding EamA family transporter — MVTVLALGAALAYGVADFLGGAVARRSTALKALAWCVPMGLAVVLLSALVTGGGTGWGQMAWGFGAGLAGGTGLITFYRALARGPMSVVAPVSALTAAVLPVAVGTLRGERLDAMVLLGVLLCVVAIGLVSMEDGGNKEGASDTGAESATSGLRRLLDSGPVMAAVSGACFGIFFVLLKTAGDGGGLWPLVAARAGNLVVVLAALLFMALFKGGAAGPPVAGRTLIGLALLSGALDAGANALYFIAARDGMLSLAAVLTSLYPAITVLLARAAYSERLRAVQRVGMAVAVAGVALVTVG, encoded by the coding sequence ATGGTCACGGTCCTCGCGCTCGGAGCGGCGCTGGCGTACGGCGTCGCGGACTTCCTCGGCGGCGCGGTCGCCCGCCGTTCGACGGCGCTCAAGGCGCTGGCCTGGTGCGTCCCGATGGGTCTCGCGGTCGTCCTGCTGTCGGCGCTGGTCACCGGCGGCGGTACCGGATGGGGCCAGATGGCGTGGGGGTTCGGCGCCGGTCTTGCCGGCGGGACGGGCCTGATCACCTTCTACCGGGCGCTCGCGCGGGGCCCGATGAGCGTGGTCGCTCCGGTGTCCGCCCTGACCGCGGCCGTGCTGCCGGTGGCCGTGGGCACCCTGCGCGGCGAGCGGCTGGACGCGATGGTCCTCCTCGGCGTCCTGCTGTGCGTCGTGGCGATCGGGCTGGTCAGCATGGAGGACGGCGGGAACAAGGAAGGCGCGTCGGACACCGGAGCCGAGTCCGCCACGTCCGGATTGCGGCGTCTCCTGGATTCGGGCCCGGTGATGGCCGCGGTGTCGGGTGCCTGCTTCGGGATCTTCTTCGTCCTGCTGAAGACCGCCGGGGACGGCGGAGGACTGTGGCCGCTCGTCGCCGCGCGTGCGGGCAACCTGGTGGTCGTGCTCGCCGCGCTGCTGTTCATGGCGCTGTTCAAGGGCGGTGCGGCGGGTCCCCCGGTGGCGGGACGGACGCTCATCGGCCTGGCGCTGCTGTCCGGCGCCCTCGACGCCGGGGCGAACGCCCTGTACTTCATCGCCGCGCGGGACGGGATGCTCAGCCTCGCGGCCGTCCTCACGTCCCTGTATCCGGCGATCACGGTTCTGCTCGCGCGGGCCGCCTACAGCGAGCGGCTGCGCGCGGTGCAGCGCGTCGGCATGGCCGTCGCGGTCGCCGGGGTCGCACTCGTCACCGTCGGCTGA
- a CDS encoding tyrosine-type recombinase/integrase, translated as MQEKQGLSAGTAHHVHRTLRNALNVAVRRGYLGTNPVVLAAPPKLDEEEPEPYEIGEIKRLLKTAEEQPRNGARWVFALALGLRQGEALGLKWEDVDLYASMIRIRRGRVRPKYLHGCEDGSCGRKKASYCPQRKQTRPETGRTKSKAGRRVIDLPAPLLELLKQHKAQQDAERVTARQLWKDKGYVFAKPDGEPLNPFTDYHEWKALLVKTGLREARLHDARHTAATVLLILGVPTPTAMAIMGWSTAAMATRYQHMSDAIRNDVAVRVAGLLWEPTEDQDDDPEGGQETA; from the coding sequence ATGCAGGAGAAACAGGGTCTGTCCGCCGGTACGGCTCACCACGTCCACCGGACCCTTCGAAACGCCCTCAATGTCGCCGTCAGACGCGGGTACCTCGGCACCAATCCCGTTGTCTTGGCCGCGCCTCCGAAGCTGGACGAGGAGGAGCCGGAACCGTACGAGATCGGCGAGATCAAGAGGCTCCTCAAGACCGCCGAAGAGCAACCACGCAACGGTGCCCGTTGGGTGTTCGCTCTCGCACTCGGCCTCCGCCAAGGCGAGGCTCTCGGCCTCAAGTGGGAGGACGTTGACCTCTACGCGAGCATGATCCGCATCCGGCGAGGCCGGGTCCGTCCCAAGTACCTCCATGGCTGCGAGGACGGATCTTGCGGCCGTAAGAAGGCGAGCTATTGCCCTCAGCGCAAGCAGACCAGGCCGGAGACCGGCCGGACCAAGTCCAAGGCCGGACGGCGCGTGATCGACCTGCCGGCTCCGCTCCTGGAACTGCTCAAGCAGCACAAGGCCCAACAGGACGCCGAGCGTGTCACGGCTCGGCAGCTCTGGAAGGACAAGGGGTACGTCTTCGCCAAGCCGGACGGCGAACCGCTCAACCCCTTCACCGACTACCACGAGTGGAAGGCCCTCCTGGTGAAGACCGGGCTCCGTGAGGCTCGACTTCACGACGCGCGCCACACCGCCGCGACCGTCCTTCTGATCCTGGGAGTTCCGACCCCTACGGCCATGGCCATCATGGGGTGGTCCACTGCCGCGATGGCCACTCGGTATCAGCACATGAGCGACGCCATCCGGAACGACGTCGCGGTGCGCGTGGCGGGACTCCTCTGGGAGCCGACTGAGGACCAGGACGACGACCCTGAAGGGGGTCAGGAGACGGCCTAG
- the tadA gene encoding tRNA adenosine(34) deaminase TadA, with the protein MRQALAEARTAFDAGEVPVGAVVLAPSGEVIGTGHNDRERTADPTGHAEIVAMREAASALGAWRLSGCTLVVTLEPCTMCAGAAVQARVGRLAYGAVDLKGGAVGSLWDVVRDRRLNHRPEVIAGVLADECAALLTEFFARRRVR; encoded by the coding sequence ATGCGGCAGGCGCTGGCGGAGGCGCGGACGGCCTTCGACGCCGGGGAGGTCCCGGTCGGCGCCGTCGTCCTGGCCCCGTCCGGCGAGGTGATCGGCACAGGCCACAACGACCGCGAGCGCACCGCCGACCCCACCGGGCACGCGGAGATCGTCGCGATGCGGGAGGCCGCGTCCGCCCTCGGCGCCTGGCGGCTGTCCGGCTGCACCCTTGTCGTGACGCTCGAACCCTGCACCATGTGCGCGGGGGCGGCCGTACAGGCGCGCGTGGGCCGCCTCGCCTACGGCGCCGTCGACTTGAAGGGCGGCGCCGTAGGTTCACTATGGGACGTCGTCCGCGACCGGAGGCTCAACCATCGTCCGGAAGTCATCGCCGGAGTCCTCGCCGACGAGTGCGCCGCGCTGCTCACCGAGTTCTTCGCGCGCCGCAGAGTCCGGTAG
- a CDS encoding tRNA adenosine deaminase-associated protein, protein MTDVDAADFAVVVYREDDRWEAEILPVALTEDLAGLIHALRQQPSLGGTIGLVSVGDDFFVAIRILGDEVMVFLSDVTASVDWPLAGQVLEYLDIPIPDDEELDQVLPVGDMSIFADLGLDEMEIGAISGDLELYPDEMLLSIAGRLGFAPAFERALDAVG, encoded by the coding sequence ATGACGGATGTTGACGCGGCGGACTTCGCCGTCGTGGTGTACCGGGAAGACGACCGCTGGGAGGCCGAGATCCTCCCGGTGGCGCTCACCGAGGACCTCGCGGGGCTGATCCATGCCCTGCGCCAGCAGCCGAGCCTCGGCGGCACGATCGGGCTGGTCTCGGTCGGTGACGACTTCTTCGTGGCGATACGCATCCTCGGCGACGAGGTGATGGTGTTCCTGTCGGACGTGACGGCGTCGGTCGACTGGCCGCTCGCCGGGCAGGTCCTGGAATATCTCGACATCCCGATCCCGGACGACGAGGAACTCGACCAGGTCCTGCCCGTCGGCGACATGTCGATTTTCGCGGACCTGGGCTTGGACGAGATGGAGATCGGAGCCATCTCCGGCGACCTGGAGCTCTATCCGGACGAGATGCTCCTCAGCATCGCCGGCCGCCTCGGCTTCGCCCCCGCCTTCGAGCGCGCGCTCGACGCGGTGGGCTGA
- the upp gene encoding uracil phosphoribosyltransferase — MQTLAVDHPLVAHKLTTLRDERTDSPTFRRLADELVTLLAYEATRDVRVVEATVRTPLVPAEGVQLASPKPLVVPILRAGLGMLDGMTRLLPTAEVGFLGMIRDEGTLQAQTYATRLPDDLSGRQCYVLDPMLATGGTLAAAVKLLLDRGADDVTALCLLAAPEGLKYLEQAFEGTAAPVRVVTAAIDSHLNDQGFIMPGLGDAGDRLYGVV, encoded by the coding sequence ATGCAGACCCTCGCCGTCGATCACCCGCTCGTCGCGCACAAGCTCACCACCCTGCGGGACGAGCGCACCGACTCCCCCACGTTCCGGCGTCTCGCCGACGAGCTGGTGACCCTCCTGGCGTACGAGGCCACCCGCGACGTCAGGGTCGTCGAGGCCACGGTCCGGACGCCGCTGGTCCCGGCCGAGGGGGTCCAGCTGGCGAGCCCCAAGCCGCTGGTGGTGCCGATCCTGCGCGCGGGTCTCGGGATGCTCGACGGCATGACCCGGCTGCTGCCCACCGCCGAGGTCGGTTTCCTCGGGATGATCCGGGACGAGGGAACGCTCCAGGCCCAGACGTATGCGACCCGCCTCCCGGACGACCTGTCGGGCCGGCAGTGCTACGTCCTTGACCCGATGCTGGCCACGGGCGGGACGCTCGCCGCGGCGGTCAAGCTGCTCCTGGACCGCGGCGCCGACGACGTCACGGCCCTCTGCCTGCTCGCCGCCCCCGAGGGGCTGAAGTATTTGGAGCAGGCGTTCGAGGGGACCGCGGCGCCCGTCCGGGTCGTCACCGCCGCGATCGACTCGCACCTGAACGATCAAGGCTTCATCATGCCGGGCCTCGGCGACGCGGGTGACCGTCTCTACGGCGTCGTCTGA
- a CDS encoding PH domain-containing protein, translating into MRLVTPGDSAPASVNKYLLPHENQVITVRRHPAVLMVPVGLVLGGLIAAGVLSNAVNKTMGWVWWGWLILLAWFVWRVAEWSVDYFVITNQRMLLTTGLVTRKVAMMPLAKVTDMSFKRTIAGRMLGYGEFVLESAGQDQALSTVEYLPYPEQLYLEVCEMIFPNKNPSADD; encoded by the coding sequence ATGAGGCTCGTTACCCCCGGTGACTCCGCCCCGGCGTCGGTGAACAAGTACCTCCTCCCGCACGAGAACCAGGTCATCACGGTGCGGCGGCATCCCGCCGTCCTGATGGTCCCGGTCGGTCTCGTCCTCGGCGGCCTGATCGCCGCCGGCGTGCTGAGCAACGCCGTCAACAAGACCATGGGATGGGTCTGGTGGGGCTGGCTGATCCTGCTCGCCTGGTTCGTCTGGCGCGTCGCCGAGTGGTCCGTCGACTACTTCGTGATCACCAACCAGCGGATGCTGCTGACCACCGGCCTGGTCACCCGCAAGGTCGCGATGATGCCGCTGGCCAAGGTCACCGACATGAGCTTCAAGCGGACGATCGCCGGGCGCATGCTCGGCTACGGCGAGTTCGTCCTGGAGTCCGCCGGCCAGGACCAGGCGCTCTCGACGGTGGAGTACCTGCCCTACCCCGAGCAGCTGTACCTGGAGGTCTGTGAAATGATCTTCCCGAACAAGAACCCGTCGGCGGACGACTGA
- a CDS encoding helix-turn-helix transcriptional regulator — MPGPGNVGERVRNLRLTRRLSQAQLAGHDLSDSYISLIESGKRTPTPTVLRMLAERLGCTPEYLAEGVEPEQRAHLEVRERHAHLALMGGDPATAEAGFDEVIARSDDQELTARARWGRARALEELGRTDHAIALFEELREHAERDPGRASWLPPVIALARCYHAVGDLGQALALGERAMERLRRLGLGVGQEHTEAGRILLLAYVDRSDPVRAHEIGRRLLYPEVSGDVPSTSACYQRASIRALEEGTIGDSLYFADQALAARTDSTPVQTHARLHLAAAKALLRGVMPFSKPAPSPLPGVDGAAVPQSGEYTGTDGIERPRPEVVPEAAREALDLLQGTSVLEGAEATESAIARARALVLVGELDEAISHLEGLLDTGLALAPPDEAPEAVAEPDDDLNARTQKTVLARAVLARARIAQGDVSAAQVVLRAASDQLSTLPSGRAAAILFRELGEVYELVQDMDSAASAYRRALEAAGLHAARAQEANCDLGRV; from the coding sequence ATGCCGGGTCCAGGCAACGTCGGCGAACGTGTCCGCAACCTGCGGCTGACCAGACGCTTGTCGCAGGCACAACTCGCCGGTCACGACCTTTCCGACAGCTACATCTCTTTGATCGAGTCCGGGAAGCGCACTCCGACGCCGACCGTGCTGCGCATGCTGGCCGAGCGCCTCGGCTGCACGCCGGAATACCTAGCCGAGGGCGTGGAGCCGGAGCAGCGTGCCCATCTGGAGGTCCGGGAGCGCCACGCGCACCTCGCGCTGATGGGCGGCGACCCCGCGACGGCCGAGGCGGGCTTCGACGAGGTGATCGCCCGCAGTGACGACCAGGAGCTGACGGCCCGCGCCCGGTGGGGCCGCGCCCGCGCCCTGGAGGAACTCGGCCGCACCGACCACGCCATCGCGCTGTTCGAGGAGCTGCGCGAGCACGCCGAACGGGACCCCGGCAGGGCCAGCTGGCTGCCGCCGGTGATCGCGCTGGCCCGCTGCTACCACGCGGTCGGTGACCTCGGGCAGGCACTGGCGCTCGGCGAGCGCGCCATGGAGCGGCTGCGCCGCCTCGGGCTGGGCGTGGGCCAAGAGCACACGGAAGCCGGACGGATCCTGCTCCTGGCCTACGTGGACCGCTCCGACCCCGTCCGCGCGCACGAGATCGGACGGCGCCTCCTTTACCCGGAGGTCTCCGGCGACGTGCCGTCCACGAGCGCCTGCTACCAGCGCGCCAGCATCCGCGCCCTCGAAGAGGGCACGATCGGCGATTCGCTGTACTTCGCCGACCAGGCACTGGCGGCGCGTACCGACAGCACTCCCGTGCAGACACACGCGCGCTTGCACCTGGCCGCGGCCAAGGCGCTCCTCAGGGGCGTCATGCCGTTCTCGAAGCCGGCCCCCTCCCCGCTGCCCGGTGTAGACGGCGCCGCCGTCCCGCAGTCCGGTGAGTACACCGGCACGGACGGGATCGAGCGTCCTCGCCCGGAAGTCGTCCCTGAGGCGGCGCGGGAGGCCCTCGACCTTCTCCAGGGGACATCCGTCCTCGAAGGGGCGGAGGCCACCGAGAGCGCCATCGCCAGGGCGCGCGCGCTCGTGCTGGTCGGCGAACTGGACGAGGCCATCTCCCACCTCGAAGGGCTGCTCGACACGGGACTGGCCCTCGCCCCGCCGGACGAGGCGCCCGAAGCGGTCGCGGAGCCCGATGACGACCTCAACGCGCGCACGCAGAAGACCGTCCTGGCGCGTGCCGTCCTGGCCCGTGCCCGGATCGCACAGGGGGACGTCTCGGCCGCTCAGGTGGTCCTCAGGGCCGCGTCGGACCAGCTGAGCACGCTTCCCTCCGGGAGAGCGGCGGCCATCCTGTTCCGCGAGCTGGGCGAGGTGTACGAGCTCGTCCAGGACATGGACAGCGCCGCGAGCGCCTACCGCCGCGCGCTGGAGGCCGCCGGGCTCCACGCCGCACGCGCGCAGGAGGCCAACTGCGATCTGGGCCGCGTCTGA
- a CDS encoding FadR/GntR family transcriptional regulator, with product MTLRTARRSSLVDQVIDQLRSEIAAGVWPVGGKIPPEPVLSESLGVGRNTVREAVRALTHTGLLDSRQGDGTYVRATSELSSAVRRRLETAELIEILEVRRGLEVEAARLAAARRTAADVAAIDAALAERNAAWAAGDRAVFIEADLAFHTAVVDATHNQVLADLYRDFSAALRASISAAGTLLEDEDVAHGPIAAAIEAGDALAATSATHACLDQILASTAPKPARGPAPAT from the coding sequence TTGACCTTGCGCACCGCCCGCCGATCGTCGCTGGTCGACCAGGTGATCGACCAGCTCAGGAGCGAGATCGCCGCGGGGGTCTGGCCGGTCGGCGGCAAGATCCCCCCGGAGCCGGTCCTGTCGGAGTCCCTCGGCGTCGGCCGCAACACCGTCCGCGAGGCCGTCCGCGCCCTCACGCACACCGGCCTTCTGGACAGCCGCCAGGGGGACGGCACGTACGTCCGCGCGACGAGCGAGCTGTCCAGCGCCGTCCGGCGGCGCCTGGAGACCGCCGAGCTGATCGAGATCCTGGAGGTCAGGCGCGGCCTGGAGGTCGAGGCGGCCCGGCTCGCCGCGGCGCGCAGGACGGCCGCGGACGTCGCCGCGATCGACGCGGCCCTCGCCGAGCGGAACGCGGCCTGGGCGGCGGGCGACCGCGCCGTCTTCATCGAGGCGGACCTCGCGTTCCACACCGCCGTCGTGGACGCGACCCACAACCAGGTGCTCGCCGACCTCTACCGCGACTTCAGCGCCGCGCTGCGGGCGAGCATCAGCGCCGCCGGGACGCTCCTCGAAGATGAGGACGTCGCGCACGGACCGATCGCCGCCGCCATCGAGGCCGGTGACGCGCTGGCCGCCACGTCCGCCACCCACGCGTGTCTCGACCAGATCCTCGCCTCGACGGCTCCGAAACCCGCGCGCGGCCCGGCTCCCGCCACCTGA
- a CDS encoding CynX/NimT family MFS transporter produces MTSSATTPATRVPRTTAAWSLIGLVLLTVNLRAAITGVSPLLGDLRDVLHLSGFQVSVLTTLPVLCLGVFASLAPVLANRLGTEAAIAGSLVLITLGIVLRIVPSPVALYLGTVLAGAGIAMGNVLVPAVIKRAFPSRVGSLTGLAMMVMAASGAVAAGLAVPLHDAGGWRLALAVWAVPSLIAALTWGPLALRARRRPAVPSAPAPVTAAGGGQGRDEGSLLRSGTAWSVAAFMGLASLMFYVLLSWLPEIMRDAGYAPAAAGMMVSAMMIVGIPLGFLVPVAAARLRDQRVLVAALAVIMVVGLVGLLTAPAAGWVWAVTLGIGTGSAFPLAFTLLNLRSPDPSTAARLSGMAQTSGYLLAAAGPLAVGVLHSATGGWDIPLVLLLVLVVPEIVSGLLAARPGFVQPNPARPEGHAEHLVEPKEIAVPEAARAR; encoded by the coding sequence ATGACTTCCTCGGCAACGACCCCCGCTACCCGAGTCCCCCGCACCACGGCGGCCTGGTCCCTCATCGGGCTGGTGCTGCTGACGGTCAACCTGCGCGCCGCGATCACCGGCGTCTCGCCGCTGCTCGGCGACCTGCGCGACGTGCTCCACCTCTCCGGCTTCCAGGTGAGCGTCCTCACCACCCTCCCGGTGCTGTGCCTCGGCGTGTTCGCCTCGCTGGCGCCGGTCCTCGCGAACCGCCTCGGCACCGAGGCCGCCATCGCCGGGTCGCTCGTGCTGATCACACTGGGGATCGTGCTGCGCATCGTCCCGTCCCCGGTGGCGCTCTACCTTGGAACGGTCCTGGCCGGTGCGGGGATCGCGATGGGCAACGTCCTGGTCCCCGCCGTCATCAAGCGCGCCTTCCCCAGCCGCGTGGGCTCGCTCACCGGCCTCGCGATGATGGTGATGGCCGCCAGCGGCGCCGTCGCGGCCGGTCTCGCGGTCCCGCTGCACGACGCGGGCGGCTGGCGGCTGGCCCTCGCCGTCTGGGCCGTCCCGTCCCTCATCGCGGCGCTGACCTGGGGCCCGCTCGCGCTGCGCGCGCGTCGCCGTCCCGCCGTCCCGTCCGCTCCGGCACCGGTCACGGCCGCCGGTGGCGGCCAGGGCCGGGACGAGGGGTCGCTGCTCCGCTCGGGGACGGCCTGGTCCGTCGCGGCGTTCATGGGCCTGGCGTCGCTGATGTTCTACGTCCTGCTGTCGTGGCTGCCGGAGATCATGCGGGACGCCGGGTACGCGCCCGCGGCGGCCGGCATGATGGTCTCGGCCATGATGATCGTCGGTATTCCGCTGGGGTTCCTCGTCCCGGTGGCCGCCGCGCGGCTGCGCGACCAGCGCGTTCTCGTCGCCGCCCTCGCCGTGATCATGGTCGTGGGCCTCGTCGGGCTCCTCACCGCGCCCGCCGCGGGCTGGGTGTGGGCCGTCACGCTCGGCATCGGGACGGGCAGCGCGTTCCCGCTCGCCTTCACGCTGCTGAACCTGCGCTCACCGGACCCGTCGACCGCCGCGCGCCTGTCCGGCATGGCCCAGACGAGCGGCTATCTCCTGGCCGCGGCCGGGCCGCTCGCCGTGGGCGTCTTGCACAGTGCGACAGGCGGCTGGGACATTCCCCTGGTCCTGCTGCTCGTGCTGGTGGTGCCGGAGATCGTCTCCGGCCTGCTGGCCGCGCGCCCGGGGTTCGTCCAGCCGAACCCCGCCCGCCCGGAAGGGCACGCGGAGCACCTGGTCGAGCCCAAGGAGATCGCAGTCCCGGAAGCCGCCCGGGCACGCTGA
- a CDS encoding type II toxin-antitoxin system VapB family antitoxin, with translation MIFKAVGDGRPYPEHGLTSRDWAKIPPRQIRLDQLVSTKRELDLQSLLAKDSTFYGDLFPHVVQWRGELYLEDGLHRALRAALHQRLVLHARVLDLDAVDIHR, from the coding sequence GTGATCTTCAAGGCGGTGGGTGACGGACGGCCGTACCCCGAGCATGGCCTGACCTCCCGGGACTGGGCCAAGATCCCGCCGCGCCAGATCCGCCTCGACCAGCTCGTCAGCACCAAGCGGGAACTGGACCTCCAGTCGCTCCTGGCGAAGGACTCCACGTTCTACGGCGACCTGTTCCCCCACGTCGTCCAGTGGAGGGGCGAGCTGTACCTGGAGGACGGGCTGCACCGCGCCCTGCGCGCCGCGCTCCACCAGCGCCTCGTCCTGCACGCCCGCGTCCTGGATCTCGACGCCGTCGACATCCACAGGTGA
- a CDS encoding DUF397 domain-containing protein: protein MSAPDWSLSVWRKSTRSHGNTNCVEVAVCCDIIGVRDSKDPGGAVLGFTERDWRTFTDTIKRSGRL, encoded by the coding sequence ATGTCAGCTCCTGATTGGTCTCTCTCTGTGTGGCGCAAGAGCACCCGAAGTCACGGCAACACCAACTGTGTCGAGGTTGCGGTGTGCTGCGACATCATCGGCGTCCGGGACTCCAAGGACCCCGGAGGCGCGGTGCTCGGCTTCACGGAGAGGGATTGGCGGACGTTCACCGACACCATCAAAAGGTCCGGGAGACTTTGA
- a CDS encoding DUF952 domain-containing protein, with amino-acid sequence MPTPPQKTLLHIAERHHWESARDTGAPYTMSTLGRTLDEEGFIHCSSNASQVDGVLAAFYTAVDPADLVLLVIDAERVGSPVRYEPVGDQVFPHVYGPIPVSAVFDVRSVPGTR; translated from the coding sequence ATGCCCACGCCTCCGCAGAAGACGCTCCTGCACATCGCCGAACGGCATCACTGGGAGTCCGCCCGCGACACCGGCGCCCCCTACACCATGTCGACGCTCGGCAGGACGTTGGACGAGGAGGGCTTCATCCACTGCTCGTCCAACGCGTCCCAGGTGGACGGCGTGCTCGCCGCCTTCTACACCGCCGTCGACCCCGCGGACCTCGTCCTGCTGGTGATCGACGCTGAGCGCGTCGGGTCCCCCGTCAGGTACGAACCCGTCGGTGACCAGGTCTTTCCCCACGTGTACGGCCCGATCCCGGTGTCGGCGGTTTTTGATGTCCGCTCAGTGCCCGGGACCCGGTAG